One Haliaeetus albicilla chromosome 20, bHalAlb1.1, whole genome shotgun sequence genomic window, TACAGTTTTACTAACTCAGAGCCTAGTGCTTCTAAATTTTTCTAAGAAAGGTTAAGGAATGCCCTATAGATTGCCTCACATTTCAGCATGATAAGCACCATTCTCTCTCTTGAAAAGATTTTCAGAGATTTtgcataaaacaaaaatcagactGCTAAAAAAGTTCACCCTGACTCTGTCAAGAGGTTACACTAATAAGCTCTTATGCTCCTTATATTAACAGTATTTAGAGTAATAGGACCGTGACAATATCTTTTCTACAGGGCACTTTGCATATACACTACCAGTTTATTGCAAGGCTGAATTCATTATTAAGattaattctgcatttttataggtggtcttcagaagcctaCTAAGGTAAGTTTTTTTAGTCATTAAATTTCTGCAGTAGCATTATCTATTACATTAATAATCATCAGCTACAACaacaaaaggtaaaaaaagaaagtctctTGCTTCTGGAGGGCACAAGCAGCTTTTAAGtaccactttaaaaaatataaataaaaattactcacttgttcctatttttttctcatccagTTCATTTCCAGGAGAAGAATAAGGTGGCAATattgtattttgttctttaaaaatcagtggaGTTGATGCCAGCTGACTGTACGTAGAGGGTTTTGCCCTTGGagttttaaaagatgtttgATCAAGCCAGCCAAAGGGACCATCAAGTTCTCCTAACAATTTAGGCTCATATGGGGGTGCTTCTGCACTGAGTTCTTCAAACCAGTTGAGGCTGATAGGCCCTAAGTCTATGAAGAAAAACATAGAGAAAACcgcatgaaaaggaaaaaagaaaaaaaggaaaaaaggatcCTCCATGCAGGATGTGAAAATACATTAGGCATTTAAATGCTAACAGCAAAACCCATTGCTCCTTCTGTTGTCatacttctgtttattttgtttctagATAGCTTTGAACTCTGATACCCACAAAGTATAAAAGAATGCCTGCCCAAATTCTCAGACCATTAATAAAACTAACCAAAGagtttgtttaaaattaaaagtataCTTCTGGCTTTTAGTTTATCTCTTATTTTACTCAGACTGGCAAGTTAAACAGGTTCCTTTTAACATTAATAAATTACACTACTACAGGTGCATTTGGCAAAAGACTAAACCAGGTCTGCATATGGGTACAGAAGGAGGCCGCAGCTAAAAAACTGGTACAAAAAAGTAACTGAGCACacattatgaaaaaaagctacaaataaaaaattaaagaaatatataaacaaGTCGATATTAGCAAATACACATTTGGGGCAAGAAGAGCAGCTAACAAGTTGCATAATGCTTTTCTGTGGAACATAAAGCAGATGTGTATAAAATATCAATGTCCAGAAAGCAACCCtactaaaaattatttactgtggAGAAGCTGTACCTGATTCACTGCAACGTGccttaaatatttcaaagaaagttGGTCTTTCCACAGGTTTGTAAGCCATTTTCTCATCCATAACATTACTGGAACAGTTGTTGAAAAACCTGAGAAGAAATAAGAGAACACTCTCACACAGTGCTATTCTAATGTCATGGGGCTGCAAGTCTTCAGTCTGCTTTCCTGCATTTCTTGGTAGGTGTGTCATAACGCAACACGTTTAGCTTTAGGACTGTGATACGTGTGTTCAAACACAGCAATGATGAACACGGTATGCAAACAACAGACAAGAGCAGCATAGGGAATTATACCAGAGATAATAAAAAAACTCAGCAAATACAGGAGAAAATCGAGATGGAACGGTCAGAACACCATTCTGaggtattttaaatacaaatgaaaaatctaCACTCACTACTGTATGTTAGGAAAGAATATACATTATTACTTATAAACTCACAACCATTACAACTTAAGTGCCAAGAGTTTGatttaaaattgctttcaaGTGGAGCAGACGTTGCCAGTTTCACAGTTCTATTAAAAAACAGGTATAAGTAAGATCGCCACAGaaactttcctgtttattttaacGCATTTATTGTTTCCACTGTAAAATAATCAGTTTCTGACGCGATGGCCGTTTATTATACACGCTGCCTTACCAAAACGATAGGAAAGACAGGCGTTTAAAAAACAAGGGTGAAAGCTCCCCTAAGACAGAAAGtcaagaaatttaaaattgcCTCAGAAGTACGTTTTAAAAGGCGAAGCGACCTATCGACGCTGTGGAGAGAGCTCCTGCCGGGCAACCGCCCACGCCACCGGGTCACCCCGCAGGGCCGAGGGGCCTCAGAGGACGAGGACGAGCCCCCAACCCCGGCAGGCCGGTAACCGCAAACCCCCGCGCAGGCTGTGAGGAGAAGGGCGGCAGCGGGAGGcgacccccccacacacaccctccCAGCGGGGTTAAATCCTCAAGGGGCAGCAGGGACGCCCCCCgaccaccccaccaccccccccccccaggcgaAGGGGCAGCTcgcagggcagggcagagccacAGGCGGGACATTTACCTCCCTCGGGCGGCACGGCGGCCGCAGCATCGCCTCACACGCGAGGCGGACCGGCCTCCCCccgctgaggcggcggcggcccggccgccccgtTCGAAGCTTGGCGCCaacaccaccccacccccctcttcccctccccaaggCGCCTGCGCACTGAGAGCGCCCGCCCTTCCCGCCTTCCCCGACCGACCTACGTGAGGGGAAGGAGGCGCTGTGAGGGCGGCCGCCGACCCGCCGCGGGGAGCGGAGCCCCGCTCCGTCCTGCCCAGCCCTCCTTCCGCGACAGCAGGGCGACGGAGGGCGGTGCGGGGGAGAGAGCCGCCGGCGGAGGGAGCGCGGTGTGATCCCTAAACGCTTTCCCTCCCCGGCTGCTTTCTCGCAACGAAGGGAGTGCGCTGCGCCTGCGGTGACATCCAGCTGCTTTTGTTCACGAGAAATGGAAGTATCGCATCCAAGGGTGACATATTCCATCGTACTGTTTTCGTAGCAGTTAGCGCCAGCGTCCCAGAAAAAGGCTCCAGAAATCTTACGGTGGGCAGCAGTACGGTGATGGAGTGCCGTTGCCTGCGGAGGTCTGAACCTCATCTTTTCAGGTGGTTTTGTAGGTCTTGACACATGAAAGTATTATCATTGTTGGTGTTTATAATAAAGAGAATATTACTAATACTATATACGTGTCTACTCCTGTTTTGATAAATTCTTGGCCTCAGCAACGAGTCTGTAAAATAACTTCAGGTTGGGTGGATAAAGAGGTTATTATTATCCTCAAAACATGTTCGTTCCTGTTTTGACTCCTGATACAAAATTCTTAGCCTCAGCAATGAGTCcataaaataaattcaagttGGGTAGAAAATTCTTCCTATCACCAATTTTGAGTTAGCCATCCTCCATTTTAGCCAGATGTTCATCTGCTTTTGTGTTACATAGGGGTGTCTTCCTACCTCCCCGTACCAGTCCTTACTTTACAGTTTTATCACACCACCTACTTACTTATCTGTCACCTTCTTCGGTGCCTTTTCATACAATAATTTTTCCATGTCCCACCTCCTTCCAACAACTTTAACTTCCAATCCTGCAGTGTTCTGGGTCGCTGCCATTGCTGGTTCTTCCCAAAGCATTTTAGAGAAAGCCAAAACGTTGTTTTGAATGATGGCACGTAGTTTCCAGTTTGATCTCCACCCACCTCCCAATGCACCCTAACAACCTACTCTTTTTGCAGCCACACTGCAGTCCTAAGTTTTAACCTGGTCATCTCGATACCCtgtttttgctttcagttgGTACAGAGTGCTTTGAAAACCCAAGCGTAACACAGAGCCTTGAACCATCGTGCTTTTAACTACGATGAATGTGTGTTTCCTGAATCTCAGCCCTTTTTTGTTCCataaaaatgttgtttcttaCAGATTTATTTCAGACACTTGAAAGGATCTTTCTCAAATATGCTGTGAACGTTTAAAGACATCATCCCTATCAGTCCTTCTCTAGTCCTTATCTTGTTGGCCCATTGAATTTCATAATGCAATGCTTTTATAAAGGTGGTGAGGAGTCATGCAAAGAAACTATTTCACATCACAGCAGGTCCAGGGATTTGGGGATTCTGCAGTCTCTAAGGACTCACATACACAGTTTGGGTGATTTAATTATATAATTTTAACTGTATTACCTTAGAATTGAACTAAAGTGATGTCATTATGGAAGAAGGACTATCAGTCTAATGTGTAAGTGCTTGTATTgctaaaatttatttcattatacAGGTATTAAGCCACTTTTCCCAGCATAACTGTTTTCCCTCTGGAGCGTTGTACAAACTGAAGTATATCCCATCTTTTCCTAAACCAATCCAGTTGATAGAAAAGCTGTACGTAGACAGTCCCCAAGTAATAGAGCAATGGGGGATGCTCAGACCTTTTAATACCAATAAAGACTTCTTTTCAGAGATGTAACTGCCCGCATTCTTTGCTCAGTTGTCCTTGAGGTACCCAGTTTTGggcttttgttattttcccaccccccccttttccttctcttgagACCATGAACAGGAGGACTTGCGAGCGAGCGGGCTTCCCCTCACTATGAAAGCCGTGGTTGTCCCAGCTACGGCTGAATTCCGTCTATTCATCTTTACAGGGTCTTGCAGAGATGTGCCACTTTTTGAGCGTGGATTGCTTCTCGGGGCTTACACAGCTCTGTCAAGCTCTTCACTGATTTACAGCTACCCAAACAACCGAGAGTCTGTCGGCCCTGGATCTGTTGTTGCAGCTTCTAGCCCTGTGGCTGCCCTTCCTCCCTGAAATCACAGACGAAAGCCTCCACGAGCAGAGCGAGCGGCGCAGGCTTTGACCTTCTGCAAAGGTCTCAATGAGGTAAGGAAGGGAAATCCTGCTTGTGATGGCCGGAACAGAGGCTTCACGGTCTGCGTGTCCAGGCTTCCCGCGCGGCACGCTCGGAAACATGTCGGCTCCTGCTTCAGCCACCAGGAAAAAACTCTGGGAGCGGAGGAGACGAGGGCAGGCCCACAGCCCTCCCTTTGCCATCGAtcctccccagccagccccaccTGGCTGGGGCCAATTTCCCCATCAATTAGCAGCAATTAGCAGCAGCTCTCCAGGTGAGAtaaaggcagggcagggaggcaaCCAGTGCTGACTTTTTTGTGACTATGACCATGGAGGGCTTTGTCTATCCCCCCTTCAGCACCTACCAGAGCTTCAGGGGCAGCGTCACGCCAAGCCGCAGCGGGGACCCGGCGGTGAAGCAGcccagctggaagcagagcaagaGCGGCGGCATCAGCCCCTTCCTCGGGGGGTCCCTCACCCCCGTGCCCTCTGACTACCTGGACGGCTACCGACGGGCCCAGCTGCAGGCCCTGCTCTCGCAGGTGAGCCCCGGGCTGATGCCGCGGCCGCGCTGGGCCAACACCAAGGAGGTGGGAGTGCAGGTGAACCTGCGGGCCGACGCCGCCGTGCAGTGCTCGCTGGGGCTGCGCACGCTGCCCGTCGGCCGCCCCGTCGTCCCCGCCGCCCTCCGCGCGCAAGGGCGCCTTGCCCTCTACTCGCCCGTGCCGGACCACCGTCGCCTCTTCACGTTGCCTGAGGCCGCTGGACCCCGGGAGAAGGAAGATGGCTCTGAAACGAAGCTCGAGGAGCAGAAGAAGGcggaggaggggagcagagagcagcaggagggTCAGGCGGAGGCCGCTTTGCCGAGCGAGGAGGCAGCGGAGATGCCacgggaggaggcggcggcagcCCCCAGGCACCGGGCTGCCTTCCAGGTGCGCAGTTTGGGGACAAACGGGGcctgaggagaggctgggaccTGCCGCAGCCCGCGCTGGGCAAAGAGGGATGCGTGGGGGGGTGAGCTGTGAAACAGGTTGGAGAGAAACC contains:
- the ZAR1L gene encoding protein ZAR1-like: MTMEGFVYPPFSTYQSFRGSVTPSRSGDPAVKQPSWKQSKSGGISPFLGGSLTPVPSDYLDGYRRAQLQALLSQVSPGLMPRPRWANTKEVGVQVNLRADAAVQCSLGLRTLPVGRPVVPAALRAQGRLALYSPVPDHRRLFTLPEAAGPREKEDGSETKLEEQKKAEEGSREQQEGQAEAALPSEEAAEMPREEAAAAPRHRAAFQFLEQKYGYFHCKDCKTRWESAYVWCISGSNKVYFKQHCRKCQKAFNPYRVEAIQCQTCSKTRCSCPQKKRHIDLKRPHRQELCGRCKGKRLSCDNTYSFKYIV